In a genomic window of Cuculus canorus isolate bCucCan1 chromosome 4, bCucCan1.pri, whole genome shotgun sequence:
- the RASL11B gene encoding ras-like protein family member 11B, producing MRLTQSMCTIAEGAPGGEGCPARARLVKIAVVGGSGVGKTALVVRFLTRRFIGDYERNAGNLYSRHIQIDGEMLAIQVQDTPGVQIHDHSLDCNEQLNRCIRWADALVIVFSITDYKSYELLSHLYHHVRQLHPGNAVPVVIVANKADLLHVKEVEPQHGLQLANMLGCTFYEVSVSENYNDVFNAFHLLCKEVSKQQTTSTPERRRTSLIPRPKSPNMQDLKRRFKQALSAKVRTVTSV from the exons ATGCGCCTGACGCAGAGCATGTGCACCATTGCCGAGGGCGCTCCCGGCGGGGAGGGCTGCCCCGCCAGGGCCCGCCTCGTCAAGATCGCCGTGGTGGGGGGCAGCGGCGTGGGCAAGACAG CGCTGGTGGTGCGGTTCCTCACCCGGCGGTTCATCGGCGACTACGAGAGGAACGCAG GTAATCTCTACAGCAGGCACATCCAGATAGATGGAGAGATGTTGGCCATTCAAGTGCAAGATACTCCGGGAGTTCAG ATCCATGACCACAGTCTGGATTGTAACGAGCAGCTAAACAGATGCATTCGCTGGGCAGATGCCCTGGTGATTGTCTTCTCCATCACAGACTACAAGAGCTATGAACTACTCAGTCACCTTTATCATCATGTTCGACAGTTGCATCCAGGAAATGCAGTCCCTGTTGTCATTGTAGCAAACAAAGCTGACCTCTTGCATGTCAAAGAGGTGGAGCCTCAGCATGGACTTCAACTGGCCAACATGCTGGGCTGTACTTTCTACGAAGTATCTGTCAGTGAAAACTATAATGATGTCTTCAATGCCTTCCATCTCCTCTGTAAAGAAGTCAGTAAACAGCAAACAACCAGCACCCCCGAGAGAAGGAGAACCTCTCTTATTCCACGGCCAAAATCACCCAACATGCAGGATCTGAAGAGAAGGTTTAAGCAAGCTTTGTCTGCCAAAGTGAGGACTGTCACTTCTGTTTGA